Proteins from a single region of Syngnathus scovelli strain Florida chromosome 7, RoL_Ssco_1.2, whole genome shotgun sequence:
- the tlcd2 gene encoding TLC domain-containing protein 2 — MELSSALLTIGGSYGFFRSINAGVARLPVPEAARRNALKWNNISTSFVHSLVTAIWAVLCFFVQPEMAEDLIETHSVFSHALVSFSIGYFIYDLFDMVRYQELSQFWELALHHIVVITCFGLSVMTYHYIGFAVVALLVEVNSVFLHLRQILRMANHAASTVYRVNSMINLGTYVVFRINTLAWMTRWLVLNRDKVPLMAYTLGSVGMAIMTVMNIILFYRLLRSDFLQSSTREAKKEKET; from the exons ATGGAGCTGAGCTCGGCGCTTCTCACCATCGGGGGATCCTACGGATTCTTTCGCTCTATCAACGCCGGAGTTGCCCGACTACCTGTGCCGGAAGCTGCCCGCAGAAATGCGCTTAAATGGAACAACATTTCCACGTCCTTCGTACACAGCCTCGTCACCGCCATATGGGCAGTGCTTTG CTTTTTTGTGCAACCAGAGATGGCTGAAGATTTGATAGAAACACACTCCGTGTTTTCTCACGCACTGGTGTCTTTTTCAATTG GTTACTTCATCTACGACCTCTTCGATATGGTGAGATACCAGGAGTTAAGTCAGTTCTGGGAGCTCGCCTTGCATCATATCGTA GTGATTACCTGTTTCGGCCTATCTGTGATGACGTACCACTACATTGGTTTTGCTGTGGTGGCTCTGTTGGTTGAGGTCAACTCGGTGTTCCTCCATCTCAGGCAGATCCTGCGCATGGCCAACCATGCCGCCAGCACCGTCTACCGGGTCAACAGCATGATCAACCTGGGCACCTACGTGGTGTTCCGCATCAACACCCTGGCTTGGATGACCCGCTGGCTGGTGCTTAACAGAGACAAAGTGCCTCTCATGGCTTACACGCTGGGCAGTGTGGGCATGGCCATCATGACGGTCATGAACATCATTCTGTTTTACCGCCTACTTAGGAGTGACTTCCTACAGAGCAGCACTCGGGAAGCCAAGAAAGAGAAGGAAACATAG